A window of the Lactuca sativa cultivar Salinas chromosome 5, Lsat_Salinas_v11, whole genome shotgun sequence genome harbors these coding sequences:
- the LOC111881886 gene encoding zinc finger BED domain-containing protein DAYSLEEPER: MEITPMEINPLVNIEMQPEYFDTPLDDMAMDMDMDTEQPTKRRKKKSIVWEFFTIVNVGEGVRKACCKHCKQLFSYGKGSKVSGTSHLKRHIAKGGCPVALRDQNHDPLNPLAVTPTVNTPKRRYRTTTSTATAAPYTAFNPATCRQEMARMIILHDYPLEMVEHPGFMAFVRNLNPGFEIGNFGRIQGDCGATYLKEKERIWNLIEGMPGNISLTLDLWNSSHTTGYVFVAGQFIDSDWKMHRKLLNVVMEPYPDSDSAFSHAVSACLSDWNIEGKLFSITINQPVSDSGLDSLRNLISEKNSNVLNGQLLLTDCLARSLTFIAHCAINAGQETVKKVRDCVKYVKTSESLEEKFVALKQQLQVMSTKSLSLDDQTQWNTTYEMLVSASELKEVFSCLDTLEPDYNKIPTHEDWKVIDNLCTYLKLLYNTANLLTSSSIPTTNMFFHEAWKIQLELARASTSEDDVISNMTKPIQENFDKYWNNCCLVLAIAVVMDPRFKMKLVEFSFTKIYGEKAVSYINTVDEGIHELFSKYAGLPLPLALLNGDSGIGDSGVVKQEDDAGVGGLGNGLGLTDFDVFIMESTSQQSKSELDQYLEESLLPRIHEFDVMGWWKLNKNKYPTLSKMARDILMIPVSSVGPESVFQTGVKVMDRYRCELSPEMVEALFCAKDWMRCEGVESMESNVKMEFPI; encoded by the coding sequence ATGGAGATTACACCTATGGAAATTAACCCACTGGTCAACATAGAAATGCAACCAGAATATTTTGACACACCATTGGATGACATGGCCATGGACATGGACATGGACACAGAGCAACCTAccaaaagaagaaaaaagaaatcCATAGTTTGGGAATTTTTCACAATTGTAAACGTGGGTGAAGGCGTTAGAAAGGCCTGCTGTAAACACTGCAAACAATTATTCTCATACGGAAAGGGCTCAAAAGTTTCAGGCACCAGCCACCTCAAACGCCACATCGCCAAGGGCGGCTGCCCGGTTGCCCTACGTGACCAAAACCATGACCCGTTAAACCCATTGGCAGTGACCCCAACTGTCAATACACCTAAACGACGTTACAGAACCACCACCTCCACCGCCACTGCCGCCCCATACACCGCCTTCAACCCCGCCACATGCCGCCAAGAAATGGCCCGAATGATCATACTCCATGACTACCCACTCGAGATGGTGGAACATCCAGGGTTCATGGCTTTTGTTCGAAACTTAAATCCCGGTTTTGAAATTGGTAATTTTGGTAGAATTCAAGGGGATTGTGGGGCGACTTATTTGAAAgaaaaggaaaggatttggaatcTGATTGAAGGAATGCCCGGGAATATTTCTCTCACACTTGACTTATGGAACTCTTCACATACAACCGGTTACGTTTTTGTAGCCGGACAATTCATCGATAGCGACTGGAAAATGCATCGGAAGCTACTAAACGTTGTAATGGAACCGTACCCTGATTCCGATTCCGCCTTCTCCCATGCCGTTTCCGCTTGTCTTTCCGATTGGAACATCGAAGGGAAACTATTCTCCATCACTATAAACCAGCCCGTTAGTGATTCTGGCCTCGATAGTCTTCGAAATTTAATCTCTGAAAAGAACTCGAATGTCCTTAACGGTCAATTACTCCTCACAGACTGTCTGGCCCGTTCTTTAACGTTTATCGCGCATTGTGCGATAAACGCGGGCCAAGAGACTGTGAAGAAAGTTAGAGACTGCGTGAAGTATGTGAAAACATCGGAATCATTAGAAGAAAAGTTTGTTGCTTTAAAACAACAACTTCAAGTAATGAGTACGAAATCTTTATCACTCGATGATCAAACACAATGGAATACAACTTATGAAATGTTGGTTTCGGCATCGGAGTTGAAAGAAGTGTTTTCTTGTTTGGATACTTTAGAGCCCGATTACAATAAAATCCCAACTCATGAAGATTGGAAAGTTATCGACAATCTATGCACGTATTTAAAGTTACTTTACAATACTGCAAATCTGCTGACATCATCGAGTATACCTACGACTAATATGTTCTTTCATGAAGCATGGAAGATTCAGTTAGAGCTTGCTCGGGCCTCCACTAGTGAAGATGATGTCATTAGTAACATGACAAAACCAATTCAAGAAAATTTCGATAAATATTGGAATAATTGTTGTTTGGTTTTAGCGATTGCAGTGGTTATGGATCCGAGGTTTAAAATGAAGCTGGTTGAATTCAGTTTTACAAAGATTTATGGAGAGAAAGCGGTTTCTTATATAAACACTGTGGATGAAGGGATTCATGAGCTTTTTTCAAAGTATGCCGGACTTCCTTTGCCACTCGCTTTACTAAATGGGGACTCCGGAATCGGTGATTCCGGAGTTGTGAAACAAGAAGATGATGCGGGTGTGGGAGGTTTAGGGAATGGGCTTGGGCTTAcggattttgatgtttttattaTGGAGAGTACGAGTCAGCAATCGAAGTCGGAATTAGATCAGTATTTGGAGGAATCGCTTTTGCCAAGGATTCATGAGTTTGATGTTATGGGGTGGTGGAAATTGAATAAGAATAAGTACCCGACTTTATCGAAGATGGCTCGTGATATTTTGATGATTCCGGTGTCGAGTGTTGGTCCGGAATCGGTGTTTCAGACGGGTGTGAAGGTAATGGACCGGTATCGGTGCGAGTTAAGTCCGGAGATGGTGGAGGCGCTTTTTTGTGCGAAAGATTGGATGCGTTGTGAAGGGGTGGAGAGTATGGAGTCGAATGTGAAGATGGAGTTTCCGATTTAG